Proteins from a genomic interval of Kribbella aluminosa:
- a CDS encoding 2-dehydropantoate 2-reductase, giving the protein MKIGIVGAGGVGGYFGARLAAAGQDVAFVARGKHLEAIRSAGLVVHSPAGDLQLPVRATGVPAEIGTVDYVLICVKTWQLPDVIEAIRPLVGPDTAIVTVQNGVEAPDQVAQVYGRNAVLPGAAEVIAYVEGPGVIRHLGNGKLTVGEWENGPAPRLERLRDAFVAAGLQATIPDDIWAALWTKFLSVVPTGGLGTATGAGYGVLRTQPATRQLLTEATGEIRDLARARGVQLAADVVERTLDWIDQLPADGTTSLQRDLIAGRPSELDAWTGAVVRLGRESRVPTPINTLLFEFATARVLASGN; this is encoded by the coding sequence GTGAAGATCGGGATCGTCGGCGCGGGCGGTGTGGGCGGGTACTTCGGCGCCCGGCTGGCGGCGGCCGGGCAGGATGTCGCGTTCGTGGCCCGAGGCAAGCACCTGGAGGCGATCAGGTCGGCCGGGCTGGTCGTGCACAGCCCCGCCGGTGACCTCCAGCTGCCGGTGCGCGCGACCGGCGTCCCGGCGGAGATCGGCACGGTCGACTATGTGCTGATCTGCGTGAAGACCTGGCAGCTGCCCGACGTGATCGAGGCGATCCGCCCGCTGGTCGGCCCGGACACCGCGATCGTCACGGTGCAGAACGGCGTCGAGGCCCCCGACCAGGTCGCGCAGGTCTACGGGCGGAACGCCGTACTGCCCGGCGCCGCCGAGGTGATCGCGTACGTCGAGGGTCCCGGCGTGATCCGGCATCTCGGCAACGGGAAACTCACCGTCGGCGAGTGGGAGAACGGACCGGCCCCGCGGCTCGAACGACTCCGGGACGCGTTCGTCGCCGCCGGACTGCAGGCGACGATCCCGGATGACATCTGGGCGGCGCTGTGGACGAAGTTCCTCTCGGTCGTCCCCACCGGCGGCCTCGGCACGGCCACCGGCGCCGGGTACGGCGTACTCCGCACCCAGCCCGCCACCCGCCAGCTCCTCACCGAGGCCACCGGCGAGATCCGCGACCTCGCCCGGGCCCGCGGGGTCCAGCTGGCCGCCGACGTCGTCGAACGCACCCTCGACTGGATCGACCAGCTCCCGGCCGACGGCACCACCTCGCTCCAGCGCGACCTGATCGCCGGCCGCCCGTCCGAGCTCGACGCCTGGACCGGCGCCGTCGTCCGCCTCGGCCGCGAGTCCCGCGTCCCGACCCCGATCAACACGCTGCTCTTCGAGTTCGCCACCGCCCGAGTACTTGCCAGCGGCAACTAG